The following proteins are encoded in a genomic region of Marasmius oreades isolate 03SP1 chromosome 10, whole genome shotgun sequence:
- a CDS encoding uncharacterized protein (CAZy:GH55) → MSSLGTSCSSPIGSGTAAPGDPYWLQNIKHQGTSAFNANPSGYQVFRNVKDFGAKGDGVTDDTVAINNAISSGSRCGGGHCASSTLTPAVVFFPKGTYLVSTPITPYYYTQLVGDAKSPPTLLASASFDGMAVIDADPYIPGGGGAQWFTNQNNFFRTVRNFVIDVRRVPATKSQGTGIHWQVAQATSLYNIVFQMSTDANTAHQGIWMENGSGGFMADLVFNGGKFGMWVGNQQFTVRNVTVNNANTGVFMNWNWGWTFQGITINNCQVGFDVQTGGTTEASQTAGAEAIIDAVVTNTPIFVRTTQPSNGRLAGSIVLNNARLNNVPTAVGVVGGGVVLSGGTTTINSWGQGNIYSGSNGSPTFTQSNIPAPSKPSVLLDGAGRIFGKTRPQYESYAVSQFVSVKDNGAKGDGRTDDTAALQAIFNKFSGCKIIFFDAGTYVVTSTLTIPAGTQMVGEAWSVISGRGSAFQDINNPQVVVRVGQSNSQGIVEISDMLFSTMGPAPGAIVVEWNVKQPSGVNGGAGMWDSHIRLGGAAGTNLETNCPSSGSGGFNNCFAAYLGLHLTPASTAYLEGTWVWLADHDLDGNGSGQISIYGGRGILSESAGPVWMIGTASEHFTLYEYQLVNARNHYMGLIQTETPYYQPNPAPPSPFPINSALNDPTSFDGGAWSLRIISSSDILIFGAGFYSFFRNYAQTCLDTISCQNQIATVDTASSNVHIYSLSTVGTTFQISLNQGGVVNQKNNANGFAQTVTHWSP, encoded by the exons ATGAG TTCACTCGGCACATCTTGTTCGAGCCCTATAGGGTCCGGCACTGCTGCACCTGGAGATCCATACTGGTTGCAGAACATCAAACACCAAGGGACATCTGCCTTCAATGCAAACCCTAGTGGTTATCAAGTTTTTAGAAACGTCAAGGATTTTGGAGCCAAAGGTGACGGTGTGACGGATGATACTGTTGCTATCAA CAATGCGATATCGTCAGGAAGTCGTTGCGGGGGAGGACACTGCGCTTCTTCCAC CCTTACTCCCGCCGTGGTATTCTTTCCAAAGGG AACCTATCTTGTCTCGACTCCGATTACCCCTTATTACTATACACAACTTGTCGGAGACGCGAAGTCGCCACCCACGCTGCTAGCATCCGCGAGTTTCGATGGCATGGCAGTGATAG ATGCGGACCCTTATAttcctggtggtggtggtgcacAATGGTTTACTAACCAGAACAACTT CTTTCGTACTGTCCGCAACTTCGTGATAGACGTCAGACG TGTTCCTGCTACGAAGTCGCAAGGCACAGGAATTCATTGGCAAGTGGCACAAGCTACAAGCTTGTATAACATTGTTTTCCAGATGTCCACCGACGCAAATACTGCCCATCAAG GTATCTGGATGGAAAACGGAAG CGGAGGTTTCATGGCAGACCTTGTCTTCAATGGTG GCAAATTTGGAATGTGGGTTGGCAATCAACA GTTCACGGTTCGCAACGTCACGGTCAACAACGCTAACACCGGTGTCTTCATGAATTGGAACTGGG GCTGGACATTCCAAGGCATAACTATCAACAACTGTCAG GTGGGCTTTGACGTCCAGACTGGCGGAACGACCGAAGCTTCACAG ACTGCTGGCGCGGAGGCCATCATTGACGCTGTCGTCACGAACACTCCGATCTTTGTTCGTACAACGCAGCCGAGTAACGGTAGACTGGCTGGTTCGATTGTTCTAAACAACGCCCGGCTAAACAATGTTCCTACCGCGGTTGGAGTTGTGGGCGGGGGGGTGGTGCTTTCCGGAGGAACGACCACGATAAATTCCTGGGGACAAGGAAACATCTATTCGGGCTCCAACGGTTCCCCCACATTTACCCAAAGCAATATTCCGGCACCCAGTAAACCCTCAGTACTACTCGACGGAGCGGGACGTATCTTTGGAAAGACTCGTCCACAATATGAATCTTATGCG GTTTCTCAATTTGTGAGCGTTAAAGATAATGGAGCCAAAGGAGATGGAAGAACGGACGATACTGCTGCATTACAAGCCATTTTCAATAAG TTTTCTGGCTGCAAGATAATCTTCTTTGACGCTGGAACTTATGTCGTCACTTCTACCCTTACCATACCTGCGGGCACTCAAATGGTCGGAGAAGCTTGGTCGGTCATCTCTGGGCGTGGTTCCGCCTTCCAGGACATCAATAATCCCCAAGTTGTGGTGCGGGTAGGCCAGTCAAATTCGCAAGGAATCGTCGAAATTTCCGATATGTTATTTTCCACGATGGGACCAG CTCCTGGTGCTATCGTCGTGGAGTGGAATGTTAAGCAGCCTTCCGGGGTCAACGGTGGAGCTGGAATGTGGGATTCTCATATCAG ACTTGGGGGAG CTGCTGGTACTAACCTAGAAACGAACTGCCCATCGAGTGGTTCCGGAGGTTTCAATAACTGTTTCGCGGCATACCTTGGTCTGCACCTCACCCCTGCGTCGACTGCTTACCTTGAG GGAACCTGGGTTTGGCTTGCTGACCACGACCTCGATGGCAATGGCTCGGGCCAGATTTCAATCTATGGCGGTCGTGGGATCTTGTCTGAATCGGCTGGACCTGTTTGGATGATCGGGACTG CTT CGGAACACTTCACTCTTTATGAGTACCAGCTAGTCAACGCTAGAAATCACTACATGGGATTGATTCAAACGGAAACA CCCTACTATCAACCAAACCCCGCGCCCCCTTCACCGTTCCCAATCAATTCTGCATTGAATGACCCAACCAGTTTTGACGGTGGGGCTTGGAGTCTACGCATTATCAGCTCCAGCGACATCCTCATATTCG GTGCCGGCTTCTATAGCTTCTTCCGG AACTATGCGCAAACATGTCTCGACACGATAAGTTGTCAGAATCAGATCGCCACAGTAGACACCGCCTCCAGTAACGTTCATATCTACAGCTTATCGACTGTAGGGACGACCTTCCAGATCAGTCTGAACCAGGGAGGAGTTGTGAACCAGAAGAACAATGCCAATGGATTCGCGCAAACTGTCACACACTGGAGCCCGTAA